From one Culex quinquefasciatus strain JHB chromosome 3, VPISU_Cqui_1.0_pri_paternal, whole genome shotgun sequence genomic stretch:
- the LOC6034072 gene encoding probable peroxisomal acyl-coenzyme A oxidase 1, with protein sequence MPSTTSVVNKDLLDERSKCTFDREEFSVWWVGGKDRLDEKRNREHFCMNQPEFGDKIPLHYLSHKELYEETIRKATTIFAKSKEMVQKKHGYNAGNFVKFLDVLTGDGFMHQANPLAVHFSMFVPGIMGHGNAEQQERWLDRALNCKILGTYVQTELGHGTFLRGLETTATFDEETDEIVINSPRLSAYKWWPGGLGLTANHCIVMAQLYSKGRCHGVNPFMVQIRDEETHMPLAGIEIGEIGNKLGYNGVNNGFLGFKNFRIPRSNMLMKNAKLLRDGTYQKPISSVLNYGTMVFTRVLIVLDTSQMLARAATIAVRYSCVRRQSVIDPNKPEVQVIDHQTQQGKLLPQLAKAIALKLSADNLWKMYEATQVDLETGNTDRLPELHAVSCCLKAVSTGDAAAGVEVCRLACGGHGYLSSTNFLNLYGSATAAVTYEGENTVLYLQTARYLVKVWNQALKGQQLMPTVRYLEQYATKPVKRFAWSDSTPVIIEAFQAVTANRLRLANEHIQQRVKAGRTPQEATNETGLELVRLAEIHCRGFILQSAYAAIEQACQTASQPLGEVLREICRLVVYDEALRITGDLLMFTTMSDPDLVELQRKYEVSLGAIRPNAVSIVDAFDYPDFILGSTLGAYDGNVYERLFEDAMKSPLNQEPVNRTFELYLKPLMRGKL encoded by the exons atgcccTCCACAACAAGTGTGGTAAATAAAGATCTGCTGGATGAGCGCAGCAAGTGCACCTTCGACAGGGAGGAGTTCTCGGTTTGGTGGGTTGGCGGGAAGGACCGGTTGGATGAGAAGCGTAACCGAG AACACTTTTGCATGAACCAGCCCGAGTTCGGCGACAAGATCCCGCTCCACTATCTGTCCCACAAGGAGCTGTACGAAGAAACGATCCGCAAGGCAACGACCATTTTCGCCAAGTCCAAGGAAATGGTGCAGAAAAAGCACGGTTACAACGCCGgaaattttgt taaatttctCGACGTCCTAACCGGCGATGGTTTTATGCACCAGGCGAATCCGCTCGCCGTTCACTTTAGCATGTTTGTGCCGGGCATTATGGGTCACGGTAACGCGGAACAGCAAGAGCGGTGGCTCGATAGGGCACTGAACTGTAAGATCTTGGGAACGTACGTGCAAACGGAGCTGGGCCATGGGACGTTCCTGCGGGGGCTCGAAACTACGGCCACGTTCGATGAGGAGACGGACGAGATTGTGATCAACAGTCCCAGGTTGAGCGCGTACAAGTGGTGGCCTGGTGGGC TGGGTTTAACGGCAAACCACTGCATTGTGATGGCGCAGCTGTACTCGAAAGGTCGATGTCATGGGGTGAATCCTTTCATGGTGCAGATTCGAGACGAAGAAACGCACATGCCATTGGCTGGGATCGAAATTGGCGAGATTGGAAACAAACTAGGCTACAACGGAGTCAACAACGGGTTTTTGGGATTTAAGAACTTCCGAATTCCAAGAAGTAATATGTTGATGAAGAATGCAAAACTGCTGCGGGATGGTACTTACCAGAAGCCGATATCGTCCGTGTTGAATTACGGAACGATGGTGTTCACGCGAGTGCTCATCGTTCTGGACACGTCCCAGATGTTGGCGAGGGCGGCCACCATCGCCGTCCGATATTCCTGCGTGCGTCGTCAAAGCGTGATCGATCCCAACAAACCGGAAGTCCAGGTCATCGATCACCAGACTCAGCAGGGCAAGCTGCTGCCGCAGCTCGCCAAAGCTATTGCGCTGAAGCTGTCCGCGGACAACCTGTGGAAGATGTACGAAGCGACTCAGGTGGATTTGGAGACTGGGAATACGGACCGACTGCCGGAGCTGCACGCAGTTTCCTGCTGCTTGAAGGCCGTTTCCACGGGGGATGCTGCGGCTGGCGTCGAAGTCTGTCGACTTGCTTGCGGAGGTCACGGATATCTGAGCAGTACGAACTTTTTGAACTTGTACGGGTCGGCCACGGCTGCCGTTACGTATGAGGGTGAGAATACGGTTTTGTACCTGCAGACTGCCAG ATACCTCGTCAAAGTCTGGAACCAGGCCCTGAAGGGTCAACAGCTGATGCCAACGGTTCGCTACTTGGAACAGTACGCCACGAAGCCCGTCAAACGCTTCGCCTGGAGTGACTCAACGCCGGTGATCATCGAAGCATTCCAAGCGGTTACCGCCAACCGACTTCGTCTGGCCAACGAGCACATCCAGCAGCGCGTTAAGGCCGGTCGTACGCCGCAAGAAGCCACCAACGAAACCGGACTGGAGTTGGTGCGTCTCGCGGAGATTCACTGCCGTGGTTTCATCTTGCAGTCCGCGTACGCAGCTATTGAACAGGCTTGCCAGACTGCCTCGCAGCCACTGGGCGAAGTTCTGCGCGAGATTTGTCGGCTTGTGGTGTACGACGAGGCTCTGCGGATCACCGGCGATCTGTTGATG TTCACGACCATGTCGGACCCGGATCTGGTCGAGCTGCAGCGCAAGTACGAAGTGTCGCTCGGGGCCATCCGCCCGAATGCGGTGTCCATCGTGGACGCGTTCGACTATCCGGACTTTATCCTCGGCTCGACACTGGGCGCGTACGACGGGAACGTGTACGAGCGGCTGTTTGAGGACGCGATGAAGAGTCCGCTGAACCAGGAGCCGGTCAACAGGACGTTCGAGCTGTACCTGAAGCCGCTGATGAGGGGGAAGCTTTGA
- the LOC6034071 gene encoding putative sodium/calcium exchanger 7 — MSPNFTLSVDLLDRAVRHISYVSRPIPGDCSDIHAQPIAERCAFVRRTESCREDVYYFDYTHFLYCTVGERDAVAFRAALALLVIGLLACFTVLATTADQFFCPVLAVISKTLRISESVAGVTILAFGNGSPDLFTAISNPYHDTELMFGELLGAGMFVVGVVAASVLIIRPFHIHPPGVVRDVLFFIFAVVWVSFSAYDQRFKLSDAIVLVSVYVVYLVVVLIEFFLLKQKLHEVESRVSLHGDVPSEDPYYKELRKEAEVIIRPRSAADGELDISRNRVSVFLNRQFVSRNHELFRDFLVHLNPIDLEDWANSGWFGRLTSIFMVPSRLLLKLIIPVVDYTMERHGWCKLLNMLHCLLLPLFALIVNEVLFQTLFKIPIWVLTLATSTTAMLVIFCTSRTDRPPVYHLAYAALAFAGSIQVIYVVAQEVVSLLVTIGLVLNLSKSMLGLSVLAWGNSIGDLFSNITLAKRGYGRMAFAASFGGPFFNLCLGLGITMILKALRDKQHIAFSREGAMGENCEAFLVQLLATVLLALLLTSFQGRRSVGIIMVTIYAVFLVFCLLGELQVVHPYGTDHHNEGEFVN, encoded by the exons ATGTCTCCAAACTTCACGCTGTCCGTCGACCTTCTAGATCGCGCCGTGCGCCACATTAGCTACGTCTCTAGACCGATCCCC GGCGACTGCAGCGACATCCACGCCCAGCCAATCGCGGAGCGGTGCGCGTTCGTCCGCCGGACCGAATCCTGCCGCGAGGATGTCTACTACTTCGATTACACCCACTTTCTGTACTGCACGGTTGGTGAGCGGGATGCGGTGGCGTTCCGGGCGGCACTCGCACTGCTGGTGATTGGGCTGCTGGCGTGCTTCACCGTGCTCGCGACGACCGCCGATCAGTT CTTCTGTCCGGTTTTGGCGGTGATTTCGAAGACGCTGCGGATCTCCGAGAGCGTTGCCGGCGTAACGATATTGGCGTTTGGCAACGGATCGCCGGATTTGTTTACGGCCATTAGCAATCCCTACCACGACACGGAGTTGATGTTTGGGGAGTTGTTGGGGGCGGGTATGTTCGTGGTAGGGGTGGTGGCGGCCAGCGTGCTGATCATCCGGCCGTTTCACATCCATCCGCCGGGAGTGGTGCGGGACGTGTTGTTCTTTATATTTGCCGTGGTTTGGGTTAGCTTTAGTGCGTACGATCAGCGGTTCAAGCTGTCGGACGCGATCGTGCTGGTGTCGGTTTACGTGGTTTATTTGGTGGTCGTACTGATCGAGTTCTTCCTGCTGAAGCAGAAGTTGCACGAGGTAGAGTCGAGGGTTTCGTTGCATGGAGACGTCCCGAGCGAGGATCCGTACTACAAGGAGTTGCGGAAGGAGGCGGAGGTCATTATAAGACCTCGATCGGCTGCTGATGGTGAGCTGGACATCAGCAGGAATCGGGTTAGCGTCTTTCTAAACAGACAGTTCGTTTCGAGAAATCATGAGCTGTTCCGCGATTTTCTGGTGCACCTCAATCCTATTGATCTGGAGGACTGGGCCAACTCCGGGTGGTTCGGAAGACTGACGAGTATCTTCATGGTTCCGAGCAGGTTGCTGTTGAAGCTGATCATTCCTGTTGTAGATTACACCATGGAACGACACGGTTGGTGTAAGCTGTTGAACATGTTGCACTGCTTGCTGTTGCCACTGTTTGCACTGATTGTCAACGAAGTTCTCTTCCAAACCCTGTTCAAGATCCCCATCTGGGTTCTCACACTAGCAACCTCCACCACAGCGATGCTCGTGATCTTCTGCACTTCGCGCACCGATCGTCCCCCCGTCTACCACCTAGCTTACGCAGCCCTGGCCTTCGCCGGCTCGATCCAGGTGATCTACGTGGTGGCCCAGGAGGTGGTCAGCCTGCTCGTTACGATCGGCCTCGTACTGAACCTGTCCAAGTCTATGCTCGGCCTGTCGGTGCTGGCCTGGGGCAACAGCATCGGTGACCTGTTCTCCAACATTACGCTGGCCAAGCGCGGCTACGGACGGATGGCATTCGCCGCGAGCTTCGGAGGACCGTTCTTCA ATCTTTGCTTGGGCCTCGGAATCACCATGATCTTGAAGGCCCTCCGTGACAAACAACACATCGCCTTT TCCCGCGAAGGTGCGATGGGCGAAAACTGCGAAGCCTTCCTGGTTCAACTGCTCGCCACGGTGCTCCTGGCGTTGCTGCTCACCTCCTTCCAGGGTCGTCGCAGCGTCGGCATCATCATGGTCACGATCTACGCCGTGTTCCTCGTCTTCTGCCTGCTCGGCGAGCTGCAGGTCGTGCACCCGTACGGCACCGATCACCACAACGAGGGGGAGTTTGTCAATTGA